A single genomic interval of Thermoplasmatales archaeon harbors:
- a CDS encoding 4Fe-4S dicluster domain-containing protein: protein MEEVRIYIMGKEYKVPAGLTIMKAMEYAGYRYIRGAGCRAGFCGACATIYRKEGDYKLYADLACQKTVEEGMHLVQLPFSPANKATYDIERVKADDKTILSFYPEIARCVSCNTCTKACPQELEVMDYIQASLRGDIKKTAELSFDCIQCGLCAIRCPAEIVHYHVAQLARRLYGKYIAKKAKHLEKRVKEIEEGKYEKEIKELMNKSLEELRKMYNERDIEPGD from the coding sequence ATGGAAGAAGTTAGAATATATATTATGGGAAAGGAATATAAGGTGCCTGCTGGACTTACAATAATGAAGGCAATGGAATATGCGGGCTACCGCTATATAAGAGGGGCGGGATGCAGGGCGGGCTTCTGCGGGGCTTGCGCAACAATATATAGGAAAGAGGGGGACTATAAGCTATATGCTGACTTAGCATGCCAGAAAACAGTTGAGGAAGGAATGCATCTTGTTCAGCTTCCTTTTTCTCCAGCGAATAAGGCAACTTATGATATTGAAAGGGTTAAGGCAGATGATAAAACAATTCTATCTTTTTATCCAGAAATTGCAAGGTGTGTTTCATGCAATACATGCACAAAAGCATGCCCCCAAGAACTTGAAGTAATGGACTATATACAGGCATCTTTGAGAGGAGATATAAAAAAGACTGCGGAATTAAGCTTTGACTGCATTCAGTGCGGGCTATGCGCTATCCGCTGTCCAGCAGAGATAGTTCATTATCATGTTGCACAGCTTGCAAGGCGCTTATATGGAAAATATATTGCTAAAAAAGCAAAACATCTTGAAAAAAGGGTAAAGGAAATAGAGGAAGGAAAATATGAAAAGGAAATTAAGGAATTGATGAATAAAAGTTTGGAGGAATTGAGGAAAATGTATAATGAAAGAGATATTGAGCCAGGTGATTAA
- a CDS encoding CoB--CoM heterodisulfide reductase iron-sulfur subunit B family protein produces MKIAYYPGCTLKTDAKKFEESAIKVFKILDIELIELKKWYCCGTVYSLTKDNLMYRLAAIRNLIKAKEEGYDRLTTLCSVCYNTLKQANEMARNDKEAMNKINSFMDEEIDYDGSVEIIHPLEILKEDKIREKVKKPLNKKYASYYGCLLLRPKSIAIDEFENPRIMERIIEACGGKAINFPLKNECCGSYIVASDKQAVAERCYRIVSNARRNGADAIITSCPLCHFNLNEIQEEVKRNYTSFSGLPVLYFSEIMLEALEG; encoded by the coding sequence ATGAAAATAGCATATTATCCTGGGTGCACACTAAAAACAGATGCAAAAAAATTTGAGGAAAGCGCAATAAAAGTTTTCAAAATACTTGACATCGAGCTAATAGAATTGAAAAAATGGTATTGCTGTGGAACAGTTTATAGTTTAACAAAAGATAATTTGATGTATAGGTTAGCTGCAATAAGGAATTTAATAAAGGCAAAAGAAGAGGGTTACGATAGATTAACAACTCTTTGCTCAGTTTGCTACAATACCTTGAAACAGGCAAATGAAATGGCAAGAAATGATAAGGAAGCAATGAATAAAATAAATTCTTTCATGGATGAAGAAATTGATTATGATGGAAGTGTCGAAATTATTCATCCTCTTGAAATTTTAAAGGAGGATAAAATAAGAGAAAAAGTGAAAAAGCCATTGAATAAAAAATATGCATCATATTATGGCTGTCTGCTTCTCCGCCCAAAAAGCATTGCAATTGATGAATTTGAAAATCCGAGGATTATGGAAAGGATAATAGAAGCATGCGGTGGAAAAGCAATAAATTTTCCTTTAAAAAATGAGTGCTGTGGCTCATATATTGTTGCTAGTGATAAGCAAGCTGTCGCAGAGAGATGCTATCGTATAGTAAGCAATGCAAGGAGAAATGGGGCTGATGCAATAATAACAAGTTGCCCCCTATGCCATTTCAACTTAAATGAAATTCAGGAAGAAGTTAAAAGAAATTATACAAGCTTTTCTGGTTTGCCTGTGCTATATTTTAGCGAGATAATGCTTGAAGCATTGGAGGGATAA